One genomic segment of Arachis duranensis cultivar V14167 chromosome 4, aradu.V14167.gnm2.J7QH, whole genome shotgun sequence includes these proteins:
- the LOC107483738 gene encoding protein FAR-RED ELONGATED HYPOCOTYL 3-like produces MSVVSLGLHDNSWVHSTYEMRESWATTYLRGTFCAGYRTTLKCEGINAFIKGFLKSTDSILELVHSLDRVVKDYRNNEVTAQFYFTYYSPVLTTGLDSIELFASKVYTRAVFKEVNKQIKGVATLLFRSRDSISTTSMYRFLRMEKSDKTQKVLYDLNEEKIECECSMWNSEGIPCSHIFCMMKYEGLKRILQGLVLSRWRKDAKDCQSKSLEVAEGHDGWLLRHGALCGAMSLVAKLESEDAADFVVSRDGLANLAKVLQRRVYDRVGIQLGLSSQDRIKDPEVSKTKGAPKKGKEPEPGSQGKDRSKQRRCTKCGAPGHTKRTCTWRRESGVAGNIGGANPGFVSCSSPVPSAPSASRLTRYPEKDEVLAVCCVMELCVLCIELQEMLADHVGLAAVNRISWVSHRPAGDTEMEVDTIEDLA; encoded by the exons ATGTCAGTTGTGTCTCTTGGACTACATGATAACAGCTGGGTGCATAGCACGTATGAAATGAGAGAAAGCTGGGCAACGACCTACCTGAGGGGCACTTTCTGTGCTGGATACAGGACAACTTTGAAATGTGAAGGGATCAATGCTTTCATTAAGGGTTTTCTGAAATCGACTGATAGCATTTTGGAACTGGTACATAGTCTGGACCGAGTTGTTAAGGACTACCGGAATAATGAAGTTACGGCCCAATTCTATTTCACATATTATAGTCCGGTGCTAACCACTGGCTTAGATTCGATCGAGCTGTTTGCATCAAAGGTGTATACACGGGCAGTGTTTAAAGAagtaaataaacaaattaaggGCGTGGCAACATTATTGTTTCGGAGTAGGGACAGCATTAGCACAACATCTATGTATAGATTTTTGAGGATGGAAAAATCGGACAAAACACAAAAGGTGTTGTATGATCTGAACGAGGAGAAAATTGAGTGTGAGTGTTCAATGTGGAACAGTGAAGGGATTCCTTGTTCTCATATCTTCTGTATGATGAAGTACGAGGGATTGAAAAGAATACTGCAGGGTCTTGTTCTGAGTAGGTGGCGTAAGGATGCAAAGGATTGCCAATCAAAATCGTTGGAAGTTGCAGAGGGGCATGATGGATGGCTGCTTAGACATGGTGCCCTTTGTGGGGCGATGAGTTTGGTTGCCAAACTTGAGTCAGAAGATGCTGCAGATTTTGTAGTTTCTAGGGACGGTCTTGCTAACCTGGCTAAAGTGCTTCAGCGCAGAGTGTATGACAGGGTTGGAATCCAGCTTGGTCTATCGTCGCAAGACAGGATCAAGGATCCAGAGGTGTCGAAGACAAAGGGTGCTCCGAAGAAGGGCAAGGAACCCGAACCTGGTAGCCAGGGTAAGGATCGGAGTAAGCAAAGACGCTGCACAAAGTGTGGCGCTCCTGGGCACACTAAGAGGACATGCACTTGGCGACGGGAATCCGGTGTTGCTGGCAATATTGGTGGAGCAAATCCAGGCTTTGTATCATGTTCGTCGCCTGTCCCAAGCGCCCCGTCTGCCTCTAGGCTGACAAGATATCCTGAAAAAGATGAG GTTTTAGCTGTTTGTTGTGTTATGGAATTATGTGTTCTTTGCATTGAGTTGCAAGAAATGTTGGCTGACCATGTCGGTTTGGCCGCCGTGAACAGAATATCCTGGGTAAGCCATCGTCCAGCAGGAGACACGGAGATGGAGGTTGATACCATTGAGGATTTGGCTTAA
- the LOC107483736 gene encoding protein FAR1-RELATED SEQUENCE 5-like, translating to MTMKMDLSLGGGSDGGEKGGRDFVDGKGSSGAKDLGDGGPRGQPAADDFLGKEFATKEDAYAAYKEFARFRGFGVQKEDVARVNRVLHNVWPVRTIFDEHNHDLAPVTFTHLLPSHRKMSDGDKAQVDSLKQFGIPTSKIMAYMAGQSGGYGMLRFIKQDLYNYVHRQRVVRICDGDAGASISYLEGKTNADMITAVHYTRTADNRLGSLFWADGEMMSDYQLFGNVLAFDSTYRSNKYRKPLVVFSGSNHHKQTSIFGFALVEDEEFRTYRWLLLNLLDVIGQKKPCGGHRWGQGDAHGKYGGAADGDT from the exons ATGACGATGAAGATGGATTTGAGTTTGGGGGGGGGGTCTGACGGTGGGGAAAAAGGTGGAAGGGATTTTGTTGATGGTAAGGGATCGAGTGGTGCAAAAGACCTGGGAGATGGTGGCCCGAGAGGGCAACCTGCCGCGGATGACTTCTTGGGTAAAGAGTTTGCCACAAAGGAGGATGCTTATGCTGCATACAAGGAGTTCGCCAGATTCAGGGGTTTTGGAGTTCAGAAGGAAGATGTAGCCCGTGTTAATAGGGTTTTG CATAACGTGTGGCCGGTAAGAACCATCTTCGATGAACACAACCACGATCTTGCCCCAGTAACGTTTACACATCTCCTTCCTAGTCACCGGAAGATGAGTGACGGCGACAAGGCACAGGTGGATAGTTTGAAGCAGTTTGGGATCCCGACTTCGAAGATAATGGCGTACATGGCCGGGCAGTCTGGCGGGTATGGTATGCTTCGATTTATAAAGCAAGATTTGTATAATTATGTGCATAGGCAAAGGGTTGTGCGAATATGTGATGGTGATGCAGGAGCAAGCATCAGTTACTTGGAAGGTAAGACGAATGCCGACATGATAACAGCTGTACACTACACACGCACCGCGGACAACCGTTTGGGTAGTTTATTCTGGGCCGATGGTGAGATGATGTCGGATTATCAATTATTTGGGAATGTGTTAGCATTCGATTCCACCTACCGCTCTAACAAGTACAGGAAGCCACTGGTGGTTTTTTCTGGGTCAAATCATCACAAACAAACATCAATTTTTGGCTTTGCGTTGGTTGAGGATGAAGAGTTTCGCACGTACAGGTGGTTGTTGTTGAACCTATTGGATGTAATAGGACAGAAGAAACCGTGTGGTGGTCACAGATGGGGACAAGGCGATGCGCACGGCAAATACGGAGGTGCTGCCGATGGCGACACATAG